Within the Musa acuminata AAA Group cultivar baxijiao chromosome BXJ2-9, Cavendish_Baxijiao_AAA, whole genome shotgun sequence genome, the region TGCATTCAATAAATGAGATGAATTAAAATTCCAGGATGGTGATTAAGGATGGTGCCTGGAATattcattaaaatattaatttatataaagaTCGAAGTTGTGTGAAATGTTCGATCAGATTTCTCTGATGCTCAAGTTAGGACTAAGATGAAAAGTGAAATCATgggtaaataatataaaatatatatattatttattggaTTCATCACTATTATAATGCTTATGTGGTTGCCACATTTTCTGGGCCCACTTCTCATGCTGATTGGACAATCACATGATAAGCTACTGTTTCATGTAAACTTCTCCCCTGTCTACAGGAAAATATCTCCTACCTCATGCAAATTACCTAGGTTTCATTTCTAACACTATCCACTCGAGCATCACATGAATTGATCCTTTAGGTGGATATTGTAGCTTAAGAAATTTTCCCTTCATTAAACAGCATAAAGAGAGTTTTTATATgaaacaaatcataaatattagagCTTTGGAATTTATGCAAATATATACAAGAGATTTactcataatttataatttattttcacatcaagaataatttaattattcTTTATGAATATTGTAAAGGAACACAATTGTGTTATATTATTGATTATCTTAAACATTCATTTAATACCAACATTAATCACCATCATATTTTTAACATTATCTAATGAGGCAATCATCTGGGCATATTTGACATCATGTAATCAACCTATGTCTTGTTATTATGGATATagttgtaaatattttttttgtttttcactctttctaatatttttgttcactttttctcctttaaaaaataatttttattaaagaaaaaaagaaagaggtcTTGCCACTGATGCTGCTCTCATGAGCTTCAGAGAATGGTCATGGTTCATCATGGTTCTACTGATACATACAAGAACCCTTCTGACTTCATCATCATTTGGATGATCAACTGGCACAAGCTTAAAACCAGTCCATGATCATTTCGGCCGGACTGCTTGTCCATGATCAAAGGCACTTTGGTAAACAGTCTCAAGGTCATCAAACTTAGGGTAGACAAACATGTATCCTTCTGAAATCTCAGCATTTCCAAGTCTGATAACACAACACAAGCATTGTGCTAAGACAATCCCAGAGCCTATACAAAACCTAATTATAAATTGTTGAACCCTAATGTTAGTTCTGATATCAACAAGAATACAAAATTACTAATAGTTGAAGGAGGAGATAAAAGAAGGTGAAGAAATGGACCAATTTGGAAAGGAGGGCTCAAGTCATGAATGCATTAACATCTAATTGGCTTCGGCATCATTGGCTTTGCTTGCAACAGTTGCTTTTAGTAGCTTGTTGACAATGGACACAATTAGCAACTCACAGTCTTGCTTGtgaatcgagaaatcaagaaacCAAATAAGTGAAGGTGGTAGCTGAACACACACAACAATCATTTCTATCAAAACCAAACTTCCAAGTTACAACTTTCAGAAAAAAGAATGATTCCCGATGCATGCAGAATACTTTCACATCATCCACTTCCTCTAAGACTCCATTCTGTAGTGTATGACATAAATCTCTAAATGACGAGATATGTGCAGACATGGCAGGATAGCAACATCCTAAACATTCCTAATCCCTCTATTGTTCATACTGTTATCATTACGGGTAATGTGTGGAGTTCAAGCAAGAAGAAGAACCTGTGATGATTCCTTCTTTCTTCATGCATTGCAGCTCTTGCTGTACTCGGCGGAGAGCAGATGGCGGAGGGCGGAGGACGGAGCTCCAGAAGCACTCCGCGCCGCCGTCGGGATCCCCGTCGGACGGATCCTCGGGGAGGCAGAAGGGCTCCGGGCCGGCGGGGTGGAGCCGGTCGCCGGGGACCCCGATGGCGGCAGAGCAGCCGTCAacgagggaggagaagaagacgtCGCGGAGGTCCCACTCGTCGGGGGGCTCCGGCACCAGCAGGCGCTCCCCCTTCTGCCACGGGAACTCGAAAAGCCCCGGCGGGCGGGACACGTCCATGCGGCCGCTCTCCCCCGTCTCGCCccgcttccccttcttcttcgccAGCTCCGCCGCTGCTACCGCGATGGGCCCTCCCTCCCTGGgctcctctctgtctctcttctcGGCGTCTCGATCCATGAATCGCGCCTGGGCAATGGCCGGTTGTACGAGAGACGCGAGGCGAGGGGAAGAAGATGTGTCTGTATGTGTGGGGAGCAGACGAATGGGGAAAGCTACTTAAAGCATGTCTCGCACGCCACGCGAACCACGGAAACGGCCTCAACGACTCACGACGCGCTCTCGCCTTTCCCTTCTCcgtttgttttatttttattggctttttttttttctattttttatatttactcTTTAATTTTATACCCAAGAATTAATCATCTGATCCGTGAGATTAAATCCGGACCGTCGATGTTAGGCTCCGTCATAACCCGAAGAGCATTCTGCAGACAATCCTATCGTTCTGGTCAAACAAATATGATCGCTGGTCAACTGAAGTCCCTCCAGACTCTGCTCCTAAGTTGCCATTCAACTCTGTTCATGCTGACAATAGCAATTCTCATCCATTTGTGATAAGAACAGAATGCTGTGTACTATGGATGCAGATCTTCCTTTTTCCAATCAAATTATACATACATATTCTTCTCGATCTAAAAGAATGCACACATTTTGTGATGATCAATCCTGTACAGTGTTTTCAGCAACCCCTGCATACAATGACACCCAACCAGAGAAGAAAAGATTGCGACGAACTCACACAAAGCATATACCATGATCTCTCTGTCATCGATGGTGGACTAGAAACCTTTCCAGGCAGCAAGAACTTCCTGAAATATTTCAGCTATGAGCTCCCTATCGGCAGTCTGCAGGAAGACACTGAAATCTTCACCGAGCTCATAGATCTTTCCGAAGGCCACCAGGTACCTCATGCAGCTGCTCTTCAGCTCAGGCAAACGGTGGAGGTGGGCGGTTTGCAGCCTCTCGAGCACGTTCTTAGCATCGATGTCTTCCAAAAGGCTCTCGTGGCACGCCTCCTTCAGGTCCGATAGGTCATACTTGTCGGCCGCTCGCAGGAGTGCGAGGCGGTGGCCGAGGAACTCGTCGGCCTGGAAGTTTCCGTAGATGAAGTCGAGGAAGGCCCGGCAAGCCTCGAAGGACATGTCGCATATGTCGACGGCAGAGAGTTCCTTCTCCTTGAGGTCGTGCGAGAACATGCTGCGGAAGACGGGCGACCTCGCCGCGAGGACGGCGCGGTGCGAGCCGATGCTGCCGCCCCTGGCGTTGATCGTGATGTCGGTGTGGATGCCGTCGGCCAGCATCCGGCCGAAAGTGGTGAGGGCGGTGGCCGCCGAGTGCTTCGCGACCTGGTAGCTGCCCCAAATTGAAGAAGGCTCGCCACCCTGAAGTCCAAGAACATGAGAAAAGCCAAAGACAATGCTGAGAAATCTAAAGATTAGAGTTCATGAGCGAAATGCATGAGCATACTGATGACGGCACAATCTTTAGATCAAGGAATTCAACGTCGATTATGAATCTGCCGGGGAGCAGGGTGTCGATTGCCCATACAAAGTCGTCGCTGTTCTTCAGCTGCCTGTCCCGGATTCCTGCACACAGAAAGACATTTggtacaagaagaagaagaaggaagatttTCTGGCAGGGAAGAACAAGACCTGGATGGATGAGCGTCTTGCGGTTTGGAGATGATGGGGAGACAACCTTGATGACGAAGGAGGCAATGGGCGGCTGCTCCCTCGTGAGGCTTGAAACCTCAGGGAACAGCTTCACAGACAGTTGTTTACTCTTCTCCACTGCAAGATACCTTCTTATCATGATCAAAACAAAGGATCGAATTATTAGATTCTATACTTCAGACACTGCATCTGACATCAATCTAcggggaaaaagaaaagaaattgataGTAAGAAGTAAAGAATCATGATTTCCAGTGTTcataaagaagaagaacaagaagaagaagagagtgcTCCAGACAGTCGAAAAGCAGCAAAAGAAACAGCAGGAGAAGATGAACTGAAGGATACTAGAGGACATCGAGATGATCTGCAACTCCAAAATCCCAACTTTCTTCGTTACGTCCATGAAAGACCAGATCTTTATGCAGGAGAACTCCTAGTCGCCCCTTCGTCAACATTAAATCCGCTAAATTCAGGAAAAGAAGCAGGGGATAATCTCTTGCGCACGTACCAGTTCCAGAGGCCGATCTTGAAGGGGTCGGACTTGCGGTAGGTGCAGGAGGCGAGGCTTTCGATCCTCCATTGCGCGAGCCGCGGCGTGGTCTCCACCTGGCATGCCCGCTCGCTCATCCCCGCCGATGATGCTGCCGCGATCGCTGCGGTGACTTCATTGATGCAGTCGAAGATCCCCAGCAGCTCCCCTACCTTTCCCAGCTTCACTCGTTGGGCTTCCTCCCTTCTTCCTCCACTCCCCTCTCCTCATGAACTCCAAAA harbors:
- the LOC135622984 gene encoding BTB/POZ domain-containing protein At1g55760-like; amino-acid sequence: MSERACQVETTPRLAQWRIESLASCTYRKSDPFKIGLWNWYLAVEKSKQLSVKLFPEVSSLTREQPPIASFVIKVVSPSSPNRKTLIHPGIRDRQLKNSDDFVWAIDTLLPGRFIIDVEFLDLKIVPSSGGEPSSIWGSYQVAKHSAATALTTFGRMLADGIHTDITINARGGSIGSHRAVLAARSPVFRSMFSHDLKEKELSAVDICDMSFEACRAFLDFIYGNFQADEFLGHRLALLRAADKYDLSDLKEACHESLLEDIDAKNVLERLQTAHLHRLPELKSSCMRYLVAFGKIYELGEDFSVFLQTADRELIAEIFQEVLAAWKGF